A genome region from Edaphobacter bradus includes the following:
- a CDS encoding TolC family protein, whose translation MAFTLGMLALLARGQNPAPLSPPPTVEKAAGQQSNLSELTLEQAVEQAVANNSSLKTARLDTLRAADDLAANKTRRFANTQVTALGAQLVTKPSVTYAAGSLGVYSATGPIPATNQKVEIPRKPVGIVNVSVAQPLSTQYQLHLQLKALELGLEGTRQDQVKTRLEVVDQVRRAYYAVVEAQSALDSLQASLPYYRESHRLAFVNLGRETILESDLLNADAQLLKLQNAISDASDRVASASERLNDLMGRDVHTQFRVAAIGDADTDLATPEAMEARALQNRPDLKKAKLQVQQANYDARAKKAEYIPDVSLAFSYYTTANFENVFPSNVGTVGVSVRWEPWDWGRRHQEYEEKRAKEEQAKVGVGATERAVLLEVRNARRQLENTRRQLTLSDANESTARQKLKELQEKVKREAALSRDLYQAQSDLASADSQQQQALTAFWKARADLKKAIGEE comes from the coding sequence TTGGCCTTCACCCTGGGGATGCTGGCGCTGCTGGCGCGAGGTCAGAATCCCGCACCTTTGTCCCCCCCGCCCACGGTTGAAAAGGCGGCGGGACAACAGTCAAACCTCTCTGAATTGACTCTCGAACAGGCGGTTGAACAAGCTGTTGCGAACAACAGCAGTCTGAAGACCGCCAGACTCGATACCCTCCGGGCCGCCGACGATCTGGCTGCGAATAAGACAAGACGTTTTGCGAATACGCAGGTCACTGCGCTCGGCGCGCAACTGGTTACAAAACCATCGGTTACTTACGCGGCGGGCTCGCTTGGGGTATACAGCGCGACCGGGCCTATCCCGGCGACGAACCAGAAAGTCGAGATCCCGCGAAAACCCGTAGGCATAGTGAATGTCTCGGTTGCCCAGCCGCTTTCGACGCAGTACCAGCTCCATTTGCAATTGAAAGCTCTTGAGCTGGGGCTGGAAGGTACGCGCCAGGACCAGGTGAAAACGCGTCTGGAGGTGGTCGACCAGGTTCGACGTGCGTACTACGCGGTTGTCGAGGCACAGAGCGCTTTGGATAGCCTTCAGGCGTCACTCCCTTACTACCGGGAGTCGCATCGTCTGGCATTCGTGAACCTCGGGAGAGAGACGATTCTCGAATCGGATTTGCTGAACGCCGATGCGCAGCTTTTGAAGTTACAGAATGCCATCAGCGATGCGAGCGACAGGGTCGCGTCGGCGAGCGAAAGATTGAACGATCTGATGGGCCGGGACGTACACACGCAGTTTCGGGTTGCGGCGATCGGCGATGCAGATACCGATCTCGCCACACCCGAAGCCATGGAAGCTCGCGCTCTCCAAAACCGGCCGGATCTGAAGAAGGCGAAACTTCAGGTGCAGCAAGCCAATTACGACGCGCGGGCGAAGAAGGCGGAATATATCCCAGACGTGAGTCTGGCGTTCAGTTACTACACAACGGCGAACTTCGAGAATGTTTTTCCAAGCAACGTCGGGACGGTGGGTGTGTCGGTCCGGTGGGAACCGTGGGACTGGGGACGCAGGCACCAGGAATACGAGGAAAAGCGAGCGAAGGAAGAACAGGCCAAGGTTGGCGTCGGCGCTACTGAACGCGCCGTTCTTCTGGAGGTGAGAAATGCGCGTCGGCAATTGGAGAACACCCGCCGGCAACTGACCCTCAGCGATGCAAACGAAAGTACGGCACGGCAGAAGCTCAAAGAGTTGCAGGAGAAGGTGAAGCGCGAAGCGGCATTAAGCCGGGATTTATATCAAGCACAGTCGGATCTGGCATCCGCGGACAGCCAGCAGCAACAGGCTCTCACTGCTTTCTGGAAGGCACGAGCCGATTTGAAAAAGGCGATAGGAGAAGAATGA
- a CDS encoding tetratricopeptide repeat protein yields MLPFVNMSPEPEQDYFCDGISEEITNSLTRVSGLNVIARTSAFHFKGANIDIREVGQRLGANLVIEGSVRKAGEQLRITAQAIQTESGHHVWSETFRRELQDVFAIQEEIAKSVADLLRLHMPEVQGPARPSAPDLDAYTRYLRARFLIHQQSPETLYAALEQLRGLTETYPNYALAYSGMAAASGLLAQFGMVPGRDVYPEVKANAERGYALDPESGDTCAVLGGLRAWFEHRWDEADRMYDRAIKQQPSHAPAHMFRAMALLCQGDFSAAESGLCRSTELDPLSASDCARMAYLHYVKGDYPSAEEHLRESFELDRDYPEARLYEGLLHFQQRRYDAVIQCLSPSASPLDIGLLAAGHAQEGSLSRAQECMERLHQLAERQYVTPLAEGFAAVGMGDFDLALQRLDEAIDHKTNFVNLLAVEPFFHPLHANRRFAKLLKKLNLSH; encoded by the coding sequence GTGTTGCCGTTCGTGAACATGAGTCCGGAGCCGGAGCAGGACTATTTTTGCGACGGGATCAGTGAAGAGATCACGAACTCGCTTACGCGGGTGTCCGGTTTGAATGTGATTGCGCGGACATCGGCATTTCACTTTAAGGGCGCCAACATCGATATCCGAGAAGTAGGGCAGCGTCTCGGCGCGAATCTTGTCATCGAAGGAAGCGTCAGGAAGGCCGGCGAACAGCTGCGGATCACTGCCCAGGCGATTCAGACCGAATCGGGTCATCACGTCTGGTCGGAGACGTTTCGCCGCGAGCTCCAGGATGTGTTTGCGATTCAGGAAGAAATTGCAAAATCTGTTGCGGACCTACTCAGGCTTCACATGCCGGAAGTACAAGGGCCTGCGCGGCCCTCAGCTCCAGATCTTGACGCATATACAAGGTACCTGCGAGCTCGATTTCTGATTCACCAGCAGTCGCCTGAAACGCTGTACGCCGCCCTGGAGCAGCTCCGAGGGCTCACAGAGACTTATCCGAACTATGCTCTTGCTTACAGCGGCATGGCTGCGGCGAGCGGCCTTCTTGCCCAGTTCGGGATGGTCCCCGGCCGTGATGTGTATCCAGAAGTAAAGGCAAACGCAGAACGCGGATATGCTCTCGATCCTGAGTCCGGTGACACCTGCGCGGTGCTGGGCGGACTTCGTGCCTGGTTTGAGCATCGTTGGGATGAAGCCGACAGGATGTATGACCGCGCGATAAAACAACAACCCAGTCACGCGCCGGCTCACATGTTTCGTGCCATGGCTTTATTGTGCCAGGGAGACTTCAGCGCGGCAGAGTCTGGACTTTGCCGCTCAACTGAACTGGACCCGCTCTCGGCAAGCGACTGCGCGCGGATGGCTTATCTTCATTACGTAAAGGGAGACTATCCATCAGCCGAAGAGCATCTCCGAGAGTCTTTCGAACTGGATCGAGACTATCCTGAAGCGCGATTGTATGAAGGACTCTTGCACTTCCAGCAGCGGCGTTACGACGCAGTGATACAGTGTCTCTCGCCATCTGCCTCACCATTGGATATCGGTCTGCTTGCGGCAGGACATGCCCAGGAAGGCAGCTTATCGCGAGCCCAAGAATGTATGGAGAGACTGCATCAACTCGCGGAACGGCAATACGTCACTCCGCTGGCAGAAGGTTTCGCTGCAGTCGGGATGGGAGATTTCGATCTCGCGCTCCAGCGCCTCGATGAAGCGATCGATCACAAAACCAACTTCGTGAATCTGCTGGCGGTCGAGCCGTTCTTTCATCCTTTGCACGCTAACCGCAGGTTTGCCAAGCTCCTGAAAAAGCTCAACTTGTCGCACTGA
- a CDS encoding efflux RND transporter periplasmic adaptor subunit: MRISIGILSFAAFSVLAGCAKTQKAGPEPVPVVAEIVATQQVQPSWTYSGEIRPDTEVQLAFKEPGYIAALYRVKGVDGRMRDVQVGDEIPAGATLARLRSSDYEASLNSAVGQQRSVQGTLDVSQAELNRAKADQAKADLDFERAQALYAAKAMTRPDYDAAVDQHTSATASVEAAVRQIEARRGQLSAASAQAVSARINLGDTSLNAPMPGVIVEKSVEPGSLVAAGTRAFTLDDTRVVKVNFGAPDSMLAHLKLGAPVPVQLDALQGRTFTGQITGISASANRESRVFNIEVTLPNRDRLFKVGMIARIRIEQANTQTVPVVPLTALMTTESGSNNYSVFTVTERDGKQFAQLKSVRIGETFGKSVVIDEGLTPGERIVVNRTNQLSNGSLIRMVN; the protein is encoded by the coding sequence ATGCGTATCTCAATTGGAATTCTAAGTTTTGCTGCATTTTCGGTTCTCGCCGGCTGCGCAAAGACGCAGAAGGCGGGGCCAGAGCCGGTTCCGGTTGTGGCGGAGATTGTGGCTACACAGCAGGTCCAACCCAGTTGGACTTACTCAGGCGAGATTCGTCCGGACACTGAGGTTCAACTGGCCTTCAAGGAACCCGGTTATATCGCCGCTCTGTATCGAGTGAAGGGCGTCGATGGTCGGATGCGTGATGTGCAGGTAGGCGACGAAATACCTGCCGGAGCCACATTGGCCCGACTCCGCAGTTCCGATTATGAAGCCTCGCTCAACTCCGCGGTCGGCCAGCAGCGCTCAGTGCAGGGTACGCTTGATGTTTCGCAAGCGGAACTCAACCGAGCAAAGGCCGACCAGGCAAAGGCGGATCTTGATTTTGAGCGTGCACAAGCGCTCTATGCCGCCAAAGCAATGACTCGCCCGGATTACGATGCGGCGGTGGATCAGCACACCTCCGCGACCGCCAGTGTGGAAGCCGCCGTGCGTCAGATCGAGGCGCGCCGCGGGCAGTTGAGCGCTGCGTCGGCGCAGGCTGTTTCCGCTCGGATCAATCTTGGCGATACGAGCTTGAACGCTCCCATGCCTGGAGTCATCGTCGAAAAGAGTGTGGAACCAGGCAGCCTGGTTGCTGCAGGGACAAGGGCATTCACGCTCGACGATACGCGCGTCGTGAAGGTGAACTTCGGAGCTCCCGACAGCATGCTGGCACACCTCAAGCTAGGAGCACCGGTGCCCGTGCAACTTGATGCATTGCAGGGGCGGACCTTCACAGGGCAAATTACGGGAATCTCCGCCTCCGCCAACCGTGAGTCCCGGGTCTTCAACATCGAGGTTACTCTTCCGAACCGGGATCGCTTGTTCAAGGTGGGCATGATCGCACGCATCCGTATAGAGCAAGCGAATACGCAAACTGTGCCTGTAGTACCACTGACTGCTTTGATGACCACGGAATCCGGTTCGAATAACTATTCGGTCTTCACTGTAACGGAGCGCGATGGCAAACAGTTTGCGCAATTGAAGAGTGTGAGGATTGGTGAAACCTTCGGCAAGTCGGTCGTCATCGACGAAGGCCTTACGCCTGGCGAACGAATCGTCGTCAACCGTACTAACCAGCTAAGCAACGGAAGCCTGATCCGGATGGTCAACTAG
- a CDS encoding FAD-dependent oxidoreductase — translation MNGTNSSAKHYDMVVIGSGAAGHHGAIQAAKLGKKVALVERFIALGGASINTGTIPSKTLREAVLRSTRSGSTDRRISASNLALRIEEVASNEVRVFENQFRRNDIDALIGNASFSGPHTIRVANQEEEYFCHADHILIATGSRPAHNDAIPVDDVSIIDTDAIRRLRTEHHVLTIVGGGVIAIE, via the coding sequence ATGAACGGAACCAATAGTTCGGCAAAGCATTACGACATGGTGGTGATCGGCTCCGGCGCTGCCGGACATCACGGGGCAATTCAGGCCGCCAAACTCGGCAAAAAGGTTGCGCTGGTCGAACGCTTTATAGCTCTTGGAGGGGCCAGTATCAACACCGGCACGATTCCGAGCAAGACACTTCGGGAGGCTGTCCTGCGTTCTACCCGATCGGGGTCCACGGATCGCCGCATCTCGGCCTCAAACCTGGCACTGAGAATCGAGGAAGTCGCGTCGAACGAAGTTCGGGTGTTTGAAAATCAGTTTCGCCGCAACGATATCGATGCGTTGATTGGCAATGCTTCCTTTTCAGGACCCCACACAATTCGGGTTGCGAATCAGGAAGAAGAGTATTTCTGCCACGCGGATCATATATTGATTGCTACTGGCTCGAGGCCCGCTCATAACGACGCGATTCCTGTGGACGACGTCTCCATTATCGATACAGACGCGATTCGCCGGTTACGAACGGAGCACCACGTGTTGACTATCGTCGGGGGTGGCGTGATCGCTATTGAGTAA
- a CDS encoding transposase, whose protein sequence is MTVPGIGPLAASALEASAGNGHQFTNGRFFAAWLGLVPREYSTGGKTTLLGISKRGNIYLRRLLIHGARSCVQTCDRQRHPLGAWITKLEQRICILPNRQSGAPLDFALILEGFAAAHLKDLASDY, encoded by the coding sequence ATGACCGTGCCCGGCATCGGACCGCTTGCGGCCAGTGCTCTTGAAGCCTCAGCCGGCAACGGTCACCAGTTTACCAACGGGCGCTTCTTTGCAGCGTGGCTTGGACTCGTGCCACGAGAGTATTCCACCGGCGGGAAGACGACGCTGCTCGGTATCAGTAAACGGGGAAACATCTATCTTCGAAGACTACTGATCCATGGAGCCCGATCCTGCGTGCAGACCTGCGACAGGCAGCGTCATCCGCTGGGAGCATGGATCACCAAGCTCGAACAACGCATCTGTATTCTTCCAAATCGTCAATCAGGAGCGCCCCTCGACTTCGCATTGATTCTTGAGGGTTTTGCGGCAGCCCATTTAAAGGACCTCGCTTCCGATTACTGA